In Porites lutea chromosome 9, jaPorLute2.1, whole genome shotgun sequence, a single window of DNA contains:
- the LOC140947196 gene encoding protein transport protein Sec24C-like isoform X3 → MMNQRPPMTGQRVSPFDGPVKGGTENFMSNPGGFPTQQFPPHNAMANGPQHMNGISSQQDPARHNPGYYNQQPKQPLPPKVGSPFPGPPTQQTTPRLSPSPNQPHTPADQQKQQFPPNTGPTQQQQPPRPGGFPQQQQASRPNAPAQQQRPGMLPQQPHSHRPGMPPQRPSAQQQQHHQSERPGMPMQQQSMQRPGMPPQQQSKPGAPPQQGSKPGGPLRYPPPPGGVSQQQGTQALHQQQQGSYTSQQQMVQQMSNVHISSPAGQPPPSQQQTPGWPPQPSSNSMQGQYRGPPTGPSPMTAMGHQPVPPTSRPPGPPTMPTMPPMHQPGFPPSSSSGAPPMGGMTQSLMGRPNATQMPPLPGSFPGSQGQSMYPGAGPMSGMPPSGPAQPGMGPHTPMNSPMQQQRRIDPDQMPSPIQVMKDDNEAFKGSPYLTSTRGRTPPLVTSNFVVQDDGNCSPRFMRCTMYNIPCNKDLLQASSIPLATVITPFAETDPSEPPLRIMDYNPTGPVRCNRCKAYMNPFVQFVDGGRRFLCNICNHSSEVPGEYFCHLDHQGLRLDTYDRPELHLGSYEFVATKDYCKDQKLPGPPAYIFMIDVSYQSMQCGMVRMLMRELKELLDVLPKEHGQEHSLIRVGFVTYNNHLHFYNVKSNLAQPQMMVVSDIEDVFVPLVDGFLVSPQEARSVVDSLLEQIPTMFGETRETETVLGPVIQAGMEALKAAGISGKLFVFHSSLPIAEAPGKLKNREDRKLLGSEKEKTILTPQNHFYEKLAKDCVENGVAVDLFLFPNAYIDVATIGSVATLTGGQIYRYSYFKEATHGEQFRGDLKRNLQRNVGFDAVMRLRCSTGLRPVDFWGNCYMSNTTDVELAFVDPNKAIAIEIKHDDKLPEEGQAYFQCALLYTSISGQRRLRIHNLAFSTCSQLSDLFRCCEMDTFVNVVSKQAIRQVYTSTPKAIRENLMNQCAQILACYRRNCASPSSAGQLILPECMKLLPLYTNCILKNDILLGGSEMSSDDRSWLMRSVMSMDQAASVPYFYPRLFPMHDLDEDSTDLPQVIRCSADRMSENGVYLLENGISLFLWIGLQVDPSWLHKVFGVQTIGQVDIEMTSLPVLDNSLSVRLNNIVRQIQNQRQHNLKLTIVRQRDKLEGWFKHFLVEDKGINPAATSYVDFLCQMHKEIRNLMN, encoded by the exons ATGATGAATCAACGTCCTCCGATGACTGGACAAAG AGTTTCACCGTTTGACGGACCAGTCAAGGGAGGAACGGAGAATTTTATGTCCAATCCTGGCGGTTTTCCTACACAACAGTTTCCTCCTCACAATGCCATGGCGAACGGTCCACAACATATGAACGGAATCAGCTCGCAGCAAGATCCTGCCCGACATAATCCCGGTTACTATAATCAACAACCAAAACAGCCACTTCCTCCCAAG GTTGGAAGTCCTTTTCCTGGACCACCTACGCAGCAAACCACTCCACGACTTTCACCATCTCCTAACCAACCTCACACTCCAGCTGATCAGCAAAAGCAGCAGTTTCCTCCAAACACAGGGCCTACTCAACAGCAGCAACCTCCCAGACCAGGAGGCTTCCCTCAGCAACAACAAGCTTCACGACCAAATGCACCTGCTCAGCAACAGCGACCTGGAATGCTACCCCAGCAACCACACTCCCACAGACCTGGTATGCCACCACAACGCCCTTCCgcacaacagcaacaacatcaCCAGTCAGAAAGACCTGGAATGCCAATGCAACAGCAGTCCATGCAAAGACCTGGTATGCCACCCCAGCAACAGTCAAAACCAGGAGCACCTCCCCAACAGGGATCAAAACCAGGAGGACCATTGCGGTATCCACCTCCCCCAGGAGGTGTGTCACAGCAACAAGGAACCCAGGCATTGCACCAGCAGCAACAGGGTTCTTATACTTCCCAGCAACAG ATGGTGCAACAGATGAGTAATGTACATATTAGCAGCCCTGCAGGTCAACCTCCACCATCTCAGCAACAAACTCCTGGATGGCCACCTCAACCAAGTTCAAACTCTATG CAGGGACAATACAGAGGACCACCAACAGGACCCTCTCCGATGACAGCCATGGGACATCAACCAGTACCACCCACGAGTCGGCCTCCAGGTCCTCCAACAATGCCGACCATGCCCCCAATGCACCAACCTGGTTTCCCCCCATCATCCAGTTCAGGGGCCCCACCTATGGGGGGTATGACCCAATCCCTGATGGGTAGACCCAATGCCACACAAATGCCTCCATTGCCAGGGTCTTTCCCCGGTTCCCAG GGTCAGTCAATGTATCCAGGTGCTGGACCTATGAGTGGAATGCCACCAAGTGGACCTGCTCAACCTGGGATGGGTCCTCACACACCTATGAACTCACCAATGCAGCAACAGAGAAGAATTGATCCTGATCAGATGCCTAGTCCT ATCCAAGTAATGAAAGATGACAATGAAGCTTTTAAAGGATCACCATATCTCACAAGCACAAGAGGAAGAACCCCACCTCTTGTAACCAGCAACTTTGTTGTTCAGGATGATG ggaACTGCAGCCCTCGTTTTATGAGATGCACTATGTACAATATACCATGCAACAAAGACTTACTTCAAGCATCCAGCATACCATTAGCAACAGTCATAACCCCATTTGCTGAAACAGACCCCTCTGAG CCTCCTCTTCGCATCATGGACTACAATCCCACAGGCCCTGTGCGTTGTAATCGTTGCAAGGCGTATATGAATCCTTTTGTACAGTTTGTTGATGGTGGTAGAAGATTTTTATGCAATATTTGCAATCACTCTTCAGAAG ttcCTGGGGAATACTTTTGCCATCTCGATCACCAAGGCCTCAGACTCGACACATACGACAGACCAGAACTTCATCTTGGGTCATATGAATTTGTTGCcaccaaagactactgcaag GATCAAAAGTTACCGGGTCCTCCTGCCTACATATTTATGATTGATGTGTCATACCAGAGTATGCAGTGTGGAATGGTTAGAATGCTCATGAGAGAGCTCAAAGAACTCTTAGATGTACTTCCCAA AGAGCATGGCCAAGAACATTCATTGATTAGAGTTGGATTTGTCACATATAACAATCATTTGCATTTCTACAATGTTAAG agTAACCTTGCCCAGCCTCAGATGATGGTAGTCTCAGACATTGAAGATGTCTTTGTGCCCCTTGTTGATGGCTTTTTAGTAAGTCCTCAGGAGGCCAGAAGTGTAGTAGATAG cctTTTGGAGCAAATTCCTACAATGTTTGGAGAAacaagagaaacagaaacagTTCTGGGACCTGTTATTCAAGCTGGAATGGAAGCACTCAAG GCAGCTGGAATATCAGGAAAACTGTTTGTTTTCCATTCTTCCCTACCCATTGCAGAGGCACCTGGGAAATTAAAGAACAGAGAGGACCGCAAATTACTTggttctgaaaaagaaaag aCAATACTTACACCACAGAATCACTTCTATGAAAAACTTGCCAAGGATTGTGTAGAAAATGGTGTTGCAGTGGATCTGTTTCTCTTTCCCAATGCATACATTGATGTAGCAACCATTGGATCAGTAGCAACTCTCACAGGAGGACAAATCTACAGATATTCCTATTTTAAG GAAGCCACACATGGAGAACAGTTTCGTGGAGACCTGAAGCGAAATCTTCAGCGTAATGTTGGTTTTGATGCTGTCATGAGATTGAGGTGTAGTACAG GGCTGCGGCCAGTTGATTTCTGGGGCAATTGCTACATGAGCAACACCACAGATGTCGAACTTGCTTTTGTTGATCCAAACAAG GCAATTGCCATTGAAATAAAACATGACGACAAGCTACCAGAAGAAGGCCAGGCTTATTTCCAGTGTGCATTGCTTTATACATCTATCAGTGGACAGCGAAGATTAAGAATCCACAATTTAGCCTTCTCTACTTGTAGCCAATTATCAGACTTGTTCCGATGCTGTGAGATGGATACCTTTGTTAATGTTGTGTCCAAACAAG CTATCAGACAGGTATACACATCAACTCCTAAGGCTATCAGGGAAAACCTTATGAACCAATGTGCACAGATCTTAGCCTGCTACAGACGAAACTGTGCCTCTCCTTCATCTGCTGGCCAG CTGATTCTCCCTGAGTGTATGAAACTGCTTCCTCTTTACACAAATTGTATTTTAAAGAATGACATTCTTTTAGGAG GTTCAGAGATGAGTTCTGATGACCGGAGCTGGTTGATGAGATCAGTAATGTCTATGGACCAGGCAGCCTCTGTGCCATACTTCTATCCACGACTTTTTCCAATG CATGATTTGGATGAGGACTCTACTGATCTACCCCAAGTCATTAGATGCTCGGCTGATCGAATGTCAGAGAATGGTGTTTACCTATTAG AAAATGGAATTTCACTGTTCCTGTGGATTGGTCTTCAAGTTGACCCCAGCTGGTTGCACAAAGTGTTTGGAGTCCAGACTATTGGCCAAGTGGACATTGAAATG ACCTCTCTTCCAGTCCTTGACAATTCTCTTTCTGTACGGCTCAACAACATTGTTCGACAGATCCAAAACCAAAGACAACACAATCTTAAG TTAACCATTGTACGGCAGCGAGACAAGCTTGAAGGATGGTTCAAACATTTCCTCGTAGAGGATAAAGGCATTAACCCGGCTGCCACTAGTTACGTGGACTTTCTGTGCCAAATGCATAAGGAAATTAGAAACTTAATGAACTGA
- the LOC140947196 gene encoding protein transport protein Sec24C-like isoform X2 produces MMNQRPPMTGQRVSPFDGPVKGGTENFMSNPGGFPTQQFPPHNAMANGPQHMNGISSQQDPARHNPGYYNQQPKQPLPPKVGSPFPGPPTQQTTPRLSPSPNQPHTPADQQKQQFPPNTGPTQQQQPPRPGGFPQQQQASRPNAPAQQQRPGMLPQQPHSHRPGMPPQRPSAQQQQHHQSERPGMPMQQQSMQRPGMPPQQQSKPGAPPQQGSKPGGPLRYPPPPGGVSQQQGTQALHQQQQGSYTSQQQMVQQMSNVHISSPAGQPPPSQQQTPGWPPQPSSNSMQGQYRGPPTGPSPMTAMGHQPVPPTSRPPGPPTMPTMPPMHQPGFPPSSSSGAPPMGGMTQSLMGRPNATQMPPLPGSFPGSQVSMSAPSFSGSASAAVTSLSGPTLSQAAPPSGVSGAGMSHVLPGGRRLYPGHAPPSPVENQPSAGSMGMPRHTGQSMYPGAGPMSGMPPSGPAQPGMGPHTPMNSPMQQQRRIDPDQMPSPIQVMKDDNEAFKGSPYLTSTRGRTPPLVTSNFVVQDDGNCSPRFMRCTMYNIPCNKDLLQASSIPLATVITPFAETDPSEPPLRIMDYNPTGPVRCNRCKAYMNPFVQFVDGGRRFLCNICNHSSEVPGEYFCHLDHQGLRLDTYDRPELHLGSYEFVATKDYCKDQKLPGPPAYIFMIDVSYQSMQCGMVRMLMRELKELLDVLPKEHGQEHSLIRVGFVTYNNHLHFYNVKSNLAQPQMMVVSDIEDVFVPLVDGFLVSPQEARSVVDSLLEQIPTMFGETRETETVLGPVIQAGMEALKAAGISGKLFVFHSSLPIAEAPGKLKNREDRKLLGSEKEKTILTPQNHFYEKLAKDCVENGVAVDLFLFPNAYIDVATIGSVATLTGGQIYRYSYFKEATHGEQFRGDLKRNLQRNVGFDAVMRLRCSTGLRPVDFWGNCYMSNTTDVELAFVDPNKAIAIEIKHDDKLPEEGQAYFQCALLYTSISGQRRLRIHNLAFSTCSQLSDLFRCCEMDTFVNVVSKQAIRQVYTSTPKAIRENLMNQCAQILACYRRNCASPSSAGQHDLDEDSTDLPQVIRCSADRMSENGVYLLENGISLFLWIGLQVDPSWLHKVFGVQTIGQVDIEMTSLPVLDNSLSVRLNNIVRQIQNQRQHNLKLTIVRQRDKLEGWFKHFLVEDKGINPAATSYVDFLCQMHKEIRNLMN; encoded by the exons ATGATGAATCAACGTCCTCCGATGACTGGACAAAG AGTTTCACCGTTTGACGGACCAGTCAAGGGAGGAACGGAGAATTTTATGTCCAATCCTGGCGGTTTTCCTACACAACAGTTTCCTCCTCACAATGCCATGGCGAACGGTCCACAACATATGAACGGAATCAGCTCGCAGCAAGATCCTGCCCGACATAATCCCGGTTACTATAATCAACAACCAAAACAGCCACTTCCTCCCAAG GTTGGAAGTCCTTTTCCTGGACCACCTACGCAGCAAACCACTCCACGACTTTCACCATCTCCTAACCAACCTCACACTCCAGCTGATCAGCAAAAGCAGCAGTTTCCTCCAAACACAGGGCCTACTCAACAGCAGCAACCTCCCAGACCAGGAGGCTTCCCTCAGCAACAACAAGCTTCACGACCAAATGCACCTGCTCAGCAACAGCGACCTGGAATGCTACCCCAGCAACCACACTCCCACAGACCTGGTATGCCACCACAACGCCCTTCCgcacaacagcaacaacatcaCCAGTCAGAAAGACCTGGAATGCCAATGCAACAGCAGTCCATGCAAAGACCTGGTATGCCACCCCAGCAACAGTCAAAACCAGGAGCACCTCCCCAACAGGGATCAAAACCAGGAGGACCATTGCGGTATCCACCTCCCCCAGGAGGTGTGTCACAGCAACAAGGAACCCAGGCATTGCACCAGCAGCAACAGGGTTCTTATACTTCCCAGCAACAG ATGGTGCAACAGATGAGTAATGTACATATTAGCAGCCCTGCAGGTCAACCTCCACCATCTCAGCAACAAACTCCTGGATGGCCACCTCAACCAAGTTCAAACTCTATG CAGGGACAATACAGAGGACCACCAACAGGACCCTCTCCGATGACAGCCATGGGACATCAACCAGTACCACCCACGAGTCGGCCTCCAGGTCCTCCAACAATGCCGACCATGCCCCCAATGCACCAACCTGGTTTCCCCCCATCATCCAGTTCAGGGGCCCCACCTATGGGGGGTATGACCCAATCCCTGATGGGTAGACCCAATGCCACACAAATGCCTCCATTGCCAGGGTCTTTCCCCGGTTCCCAGGTTAGTATGTCTGCTCCTTCCTTTAGTGGGTCTGCCAGCGCTGCAGTGACAAGCCTTTCAGGGCCGACACTTAGCCAGGCAGCACCTCCTAGTGGGGTTTCTGGTGCTGGGATGTCTCATGTGTTACCTGGTGGTCGGCGCTTGTATCCAGGTCATGCACCACCAAGTCCTGTGGAGAATCAACCTTCTGCTGGATCGATGGGAATGCCTCGACACACT GGTCAGTCAATGTATCCAGGTGCTGGACCTATGAGTGGAATGCCACCAAGTGGACCTGCTCAACCTGGGATGGGTCCTCACACACCTATGAACTCACCAATGCAGCAACAGAGAAGAATTGATCCTGATCAGATGCCTAGTCCT ATCCAAGTAATGAAAGATGACAATGAAGCTTTTAAAGGATCACCATATCTCACAAGCACAAGAGGAAGAACCCCACCTCTTGTAACCAGCAACTTTGTTGTTCAGGATGATG ggaACTGCAGCCCTCGTTTTATGAGATGCACTATGTACAATATACCATGCAACAAAGACTTACTTCAAGCATCCAGCATACCATTAGCAACAGTCATAACCCCATTTGCTGAAACAGACCCCTCTGAG CCTCCTCTTCGCATCATGGACTACAATCCCACAGGCCCTGTGCGTTGTAATCGTTGCAAGGCGTATATGAATCCTTTTGTACAGTTTGTTGATGGTGGTAGAAGATTTTTATGCAATATTTGCAATCACTCTTCAGAAG ttcCTGGGGAATACTTTTGCCATCTCGATCACCAAGGCCTCAGACTCGACACATACGACAGACCAGAACTTCATCTTGGGTCATATGAATTTGTTGCcaccaaagactactgcaag GATCAAAAGTTACCGGGTCCTCCTGCCTACATATTTATGATTGATGTGTCATACCAGAGTATGCAGTGTGGAATGGTTAGAATGCTCATGAGAGAGCTCAAAGAACTCTTAGATGTACTTCCCAA AGAGCATGGCCAAGAACATTCATTGATTAGAGTTGGATTTGTCACATATAACAATCATTTGCATTTCTACAATGTTAAG agTAACCTTGCCCAGCCTCAGATGATGGTAGTCTCAGACATTGAAGATGTCTTTGTGCCCCTTGTTGATGGCTTTTTAGTAAGTCCTCAGGAGGCCAGAAGTGTAGTAGATAG cctTTTGGAGCAAATTCCTACAATGTTTGGAGAAacaagagaaacagaaacagTTCTGGGACCTGTTATTCAAGCTGGAATGGAAGCACTCAAG GCAGCTGGAATATCAGGAAAACTGTTTGTTTTCCATTCTTCCCTACCCATTGCAGAGGCACCTGGGAAATTAAAGAACAGAGAGGACCGCAAATTACTTggttctgaaaaagaaaag aCAATACTTACACCACAGAATCACTTCTATGAAAAACTTGCCAAGGATTGTGTAGAAAATGGTGTTGCAGTGGATCTGTTTCTCTTTCCCAATGCATACATTGATGTAGCAACCATTGGATCAGTAGCAACTCTCACAGGAGGACAAATCTACAGATATTCCTATTTTAAG GAAGCCACACATGGAGAACAGTTTCGTGGAGACCTGAAGCGAAATCTTCAGCGTAATGTTGGTTTTGATGCTGTCATGAGATTGAGGTGTAGTACAG GGCTGCGGCCAGTTGATTTCTGGGGCAATTGCTACATGAGCAACACCACAGATGTCGAACTTGCTTTTGTTGATCCAAACAAG GCAATTGCCATTGAAATAAAACATGACGACAAGCTACCAGAAGAAGGCCAGGCTTATTTCCAGTGTGCATTGCTTTATACATCTATCAGTGGACAGCGAAGATTAAGAATCCACAATTTAGCCTTCTCTACTTGTAGCCAATTATCAGACTTGTTCCGATGCTGTGAGATGGATACCTTTGTTAATGTTGTGTCCAAACAAG CTATCAGACAGGTATACACATCAACTCCTAAGGCTATCAGGGAAAACCTTATGAACCAATGTGCACAGATCTTAGCCTGCTACAGACGAAACTGTGCCTCTCCTTCATCTGCTGGCCAG CATGATTTGGATGAGGACTCTACTGATCTACCCCAAGTCATTAGATGCTCGGCTGATCGAATGTCAGAGAATGGTGTTTACCTATTAG AAAATGGAATTTCACTGTTCCTGTGGATTGGTCTTCAAGTTGACCCCAGCTGGTTGCACAAAGTGTTTGGAGTCCAGACTATTGGCCAAGTGGACATTGAAATG ACCTCTCTTCCAGTCCTTGACAATTCTCTTTCTGTACGGCTCAACAACATTGTTCGACAGATCCAAAACCAAAGACAACACAATCTTAAG TTAACCATTGTACGGCAGCGAGACAAGCTTGAAGGATGGTTCAAACATTTCCTCGTAGAGGATAAAGGCATTAACCCGGCTGCCACTAGTTACGTGGACTTTCTGTGCCAAATGCATAAGGAAATTAGAAACTTAATGAACTGA
- the LOC140947196 gene encoding protein transport protein Sec24C-like isoform X1, producing MMNQRPPMTGQRVSPFDGPVKGGTENFMSNPGGFPTQQFPPHNAMANGPQHMNGISSQQDPARHNPGYYNQQPKQPLPPKVGSPFPGPPTQQTTPRLSPSPNQPHTPADQQKQQFPPNTGPTQQQQPPRPGGFPQQQQASRPNAPAQQQRPGMLPQQPHSHRPGMPPQRPSAQQQQHHQSERPGMPMQQQSMQRPGMPPQQQSKPGAPPQQGSKPGGPLRYPPPPGGVSQQQGTQALHQQQQGSYTSQQQMVQQMSNVHISSPAGQPPPSQQQTPGWPPQPSSNSMQGQYRGPPTGPSPMTAMGHQPVPPTSRPPGPPTMPTMPPMHQPGFPPSSSSGAPPMGGMTQSLMGRPNATQMPPLPGSFPGSQVSMSAPSFSGSASAAVTSLSGPTLSQAAPPSGVSGAGMSHVLPGGRRLYPGHAPPSPVENQPSAGSMGMPRHTGQSMYPGAGPMSGMPPSGPAQPGMGPHTPMNSPMQQQRRIDPDQMPSPIQVMKDDNEAFKGSPYLTSTRGRTPPLVTSNFVVQDDGNCSPRFMRCTMYNIPCNKDLLQASSIPLATVITPFAETDPSEPPLRIMDYNPTGPVRCNRCKAYMNPFVQFVDGGRRFLCNICNHSSEVPGEYFCHLDHQGLRLDTYDRPELHLGSYEFVATKDYCKDQKLPGPPAYIFMIDVSYQSMQCGMVRMLMRELKELLDVLPKEHGQEHSLIRVGFVTYNNHLHFYNVKSNLAQPQMMVVSDIEDVFVPLVDGFLVSPQEARSVVDSLLEQIPTMFGETRETETVLGPVIQAGMEALKAAGISGKLFVFHSSLPIAEAPGKLKNREDRKLLGSEKEKTILTPQNHFYEKLAKDCVENGVAVDLFLFPNAYIDVATIGSVATLTGGQIYRYSYFKEATHGEQFRGDLKRNLQRNVGFDAVMRLRCSTGLRPVDFWGNCYMSNTTDVELAFVDPNKAIAIEIKHDDKLPEEGQAYFQCALLYTSISGQRRLRIHNLAFSTCSQLSDLFRCCEMDTFVNVVSKQAIRQVYTSTPKAIRENLMNQCAQILACYRRNCASPSSAGQLILPECMKLLPLYTNCILKNDILLGGSEMSSDDRSWLMRSVMSMDQAASVPYFYPRLFPMHDLDEDSTDLPQVIRCSADRMSENGVYLLENGISLFLWIGLQVDPSWLHKVFGVQTIGQVDIEMTSLPVLDNSLSVRLNNIVRQIQNQRQHNLKLTIVRQRDKLEGWFKHFLVEDKGINPAATSYVDFLCQMHKEIRNLMN from the exons ATGATGAATCAACGTCCTCCGATGACTGGACAAAG AGTTTCACCGTTTGACGGACCAGTCAAGGGAGGAACGGAGAATTTTATGTCCAATCCTGGCGGTTTTCCTACACAACAGTTTCCTCCTCACAATGCCATGGCGAACGGTCCACAACATATGAACGGAATCAGCTCGCAGCAAGATCCTGCCCGACATAATCCCGGTTACTATAATCAACAACCAAAACAGCCACTTCCTCCCAAG GTTGGAAGTCCTTTTCCTGGACCACCTACGCAGCAAACCACTCCACGACTTTCACCATCTCCTAACCAACCTCACACTCCAGCTGATCAGCAAAAGCAGCAGTTTCCTCCAAACACAGGGCCTACTCAACAGCAGCAACCTCCCAGACCAGGAGGCTTCCCTCAGCAACAACAAGCTTCACGACCAAATGCACCTGCTCAGCAACAGCGACCTGGAATGCTACCCCAGCAACCACACTCCCACAGACCTGGTATGCCACCACAACGCCCTTCCgcacaacagcaacaacatcaCCAGTCAGAAAGACCTGGAATGCCAATGCAACAGCAGTCCATGCAAAGACCTGGTATGCCACCCCAGCAACAGTCAAAACCAGGAGCACCTCCCCAACAGGGATCAAAACCAGGAGGACCATTGCGGTATCCACCTCCCCCAGGAGGTGTGTCACAGCAACAAGGAACCCAGGCATTGCACCAGCAGCAACAGGGTTCTTATACTTCCCAGCAACAG ATGGTGCAACAGATGAGTAATGTACATATTAGCAGCCCTGCAGGTCAACCTCCACCATCTCAGCAACAAACTCCTGGATGGCCACCTCAACCAAGTTCAAACTCTATG CAGGGACAATACAGAGGACCACCAACAGGACCCTCTCCGATGACAGCCATGGGACATCAACCAGTACCACCCACGAGTCGGCCTCCAGGTCCTCCAACAATGCCGACCATGCCCCCAATGCACCAACCTGGTTTCCCCCCATCATCCAGTTCAGGGGCCCCACCTATGGGGGGTATGACCCAATCCCTGATGGGTAGACCCAATGCCACACAAATGCCTCCATTGCCAGGGTCTTTCCCCGGTTCCCAGGTTAGTATGTCTGCTCCTTCCTTTAGTGGGTCTGCCAGCGCTGCAGTGACAAGCCTTTCAGGGCCGACACTTAGCCAGGCAGCACCTCCTAGTGGGGTTTCTGGTGCTGGGATGTCTCATGTGTTACCTGGTGGTCGGCGCTTGTATCCAGGTCATGCACCACCAAGTCCTGTGGAGAATCAACCTTCTGCTGGATCGATGGGAATGCCTCGACACACT GGTCAGTCAATGTATCCAGGTGCTGGACCTATGAGTGGAATGCCACCAAGTGGACCTGCTCAACCTGGGATGGGTCCTCACACACCTATGAACTCACCAATGCAGCAACAGAGAAGAATTGATCCTGATCAGATGCCTAGTCCT ATCCAAGTAATGAAAGATGACAATGAAGCTTTTAAAGGATCACCATATCTCACAAGCACAAGAGGAAGAACCCCACCTCTTGTAACCAGCAACTTTGTTGTTCAGGATGATG ggaACTGCAGCCCTCGTTTTATGAGATGCACTATGTACAATATACCATGCAACAAAGACTTACTTCAAGCATCCAGCATACCATTAGCAACAGTCATAACCCCATTTGCTGAAACAGACCCCTCTGAG CCTCCTCTTCGCATCATGGACTACAATCCCACAGGCCCTGTGCGTTGTAATCGTTGCAAGGCGTATATGAATCCTTTTGTACAGTTTGTTGATGGTGGTAGAAGATTTTTATGCAATATTTGCAATCACTCTTCAGAAG ttcCTGGGGAATACTTTTGCCATCTCGATCACCAAGGCCTCAGACTCGACACATACGACAGACCAGAACTTCATCTTGGGTCATATGAATTTGTTGCcaccaaagactactgcaag GATCAAAAGTTACCGGGTCCTCCTGCCTACATATTTATGATTGATGTGTCATACCAGAGTATGCAGTGTGGAATGGTTAGAATGCTCATGAGAGAGCTCAAAGAACTCTTAGATGTACTTCCCAA AGAGCATGGCCAAGAACATTCATTGATTAGAGTTGGATTTGTCACATATAACAATCATTTGCATTTCTACAATGTTAAG agTAACCTTGCCCAGCCTCAGATGATGGTAGTCTCAGACATTGAAGATGTCTTTGTGCCCCTTGTTGATGGCTTTTTAGTAAGTCCTCAGGAGGCCAGAAGTGTAGTAGATAG cctTTTGGAGCAAATTCCTACAATGTTTGGAGAAacaagagaaacagaaacagTTCTGGGACCTGTTATTCAAGCTGGAATGGAAGCACTCAAG GCAGCTGGAATATCAGGAAAACTGTTTGTTTTCCATTCTTCCCTACCCATTGCAGAGGCACCTGGGAAATTAAAGAACAGAGAGGACCGCAAATTACTTggttctgaaaaagaaaag aCAATACTTACACCACAGAATCACTTCTATGAAAAACTTGCCAAGGATTGTGTAGAAAATGGTGTTGCAGTGGATCTGTTTCTCTTTCCCAATGCATACATTGATGTAGCAACCATTGGATCAGTAGCAACTCTCACAGGAGGACAAATCTACAGATATTCCTATTTTAAG GAAGCCACACATGGAGAACAGTTTCGTGGAGACCTGAAGCGAAATCTTCAGCGTAATGTTGGTTTTGATGCTGTCATGAGATTGAGGTGTAGTACAG GGCTGCGGCCAGTTGATTTCTGGGGCAATTGCTACATGAGCAACACCACAGATGTCGAACTTGCTTTTGTTGATCCAAACAAG GCAATTGCCATTGAAATAAAACATGACGACAAGCTACCAGAAGAAGGCCAGGCTTATTTCCAGTGTGCATTGCTTTATACATCTATCAGTGGACAGCGAAGATTAAGAATCCACAATTTAGCCTTCTCTACTTGTAGCCAATTATCAGACTTGTTCCGATGCTGTGAGATGGATACCTTTGTTAATGTTGTGTCCAAACAAG CTATCAGACAGGTATACACATCAACTCCTAAGGCTATCAGGGAAAACCTTATGAACCAATGTGCACAGATCTTAGCCTGCTACAGACGAAACTGTGCCTCTCCTTCATCTGCTGGCCAG CTGATTCTCCCTGAGTGTATGAAACTGCTTCCTCTTTACACAAATTGTATTTTAAAGAATGACATTCTTTTAGGAG GTTCAGAGATGAGTTCTGATGACCGGAGCTGGTTGATGAGATCAGTAATGTCTATGGACCAGGCAGCCTCTGTGCCATACTTCTATCCACGACTTTTTCCAATG CATGATTTGGATGAGGACTCTACTGATCTACCCCAAGTCATTAGATGCTCGGCTGATCGAATGTCAGAGAATGGTGTTTACCTATTAG AAAATGGAATTTCACTGTTCCTGTGGATTGGTCTTCAAGTTGACCCCAGCTGGTTGCACAAAGTGTTTGGAGTCCAGACTATTGGCCAAGTGGACATTGAAATG ACCTCTCTTCCAGTCCTTGACAATTCTCTTTCTGTACGGCTCAACAACATTGTTCGACAGATCCAAAACCAAAGACAACACAATCTTAAG TTAACCATTGTACGGCAGCGAGACAAGCTTGAAGGATGGTTCAAACATTTCCTCGTAGAGGATAAAGGCATTAACCCGGCTGCCACTAGTTACGTGGACTTTCTGTGCCAAATGCATAAGGAAATTAGAAACTTAATGAACTGA